A genome region from Coffea arabica cultivar ET-39 chromosome 7e, Coffea Arabica ET-39 HiFi, whole genome shotgun sequence includes the following:
- the LOC113702131 gene encoding autophagy-related protein 13b isoform X3 yields the protein MASNHGNTNSEPATNEQIITEFFAKSLHIILESRCPYVSSRNYSGEQVLSSPSSSSSSSSIFWPRDKWFNLALKDCSAALENIDFWRQSYLEPMVVDVVLVQRSSNWDPLNCSPKRALVRNLSSKERYYWNSENDEYRNEVMSEKIIERWVVEYESKKCSNIGGGGGGSGSKRWSSTSSHTLYKKSTLLLRSLYVTVRLLPAYKLFRDLISSAQIGMYNLGHRVSSFVEPFTHTEEAEMQRFVFTPLDTACGRLCLSVLYRSSISDVSSEPSTPMSPQFIPDYVGSPMADPLKTFPSGPLPQGSPSFSHLGRRHSWSYDLYKASPPSGIPSPSPSYSESHATFAKPHSYRLPPTGGTRHLPDETPQEHVKNTNYDEYSPSPNFSMSPSPSPPTYTPGIHISNALKRSESAPVSIPAIRASGIPPLFYNQMLPPSPPLRPSKSSLAKMDCRSTLLQAGSTVDKIFPFGKDEAGRLTGVKISSNSSPQKSISRSSSRLSFPDDYDESEFSGPFVVDEDDMTDPGSRMTI from the exons ATGGCATCAAATCATGGAAATACTAACTCAGAACCTGCTACAAATGAGCAAATAATTACTGAATTTTTCGCGAAAAGCCTTCATATAATACTGGAATCGAGGTGCCCTTATGTGTCGTCCCGAAATTATAGTGGTGAACAAGTGCTGTCGTCCCCCTCCTCATCCTCGTCCTCCTCGTCGATTTTTTGGCCAAGGGATAAGTGGTTTAATCTGGCATTGAAGGATTGTTCTGCTGCTTTAGAAAATATTGATTTTTGGAGGCAGAGTTATCTTGAACCGATGGTTGTTGATGTGGTTTTAGTGCAAAGATCAAGCAATTGGGATCCTTTGAATTGTTCTCCGAAAAGGGCGCTTGTTAGAAACTTGTCATCAAAAGAGAGGTATTATTGGAATTCAGAGAATGATGAGTATCGGAATGAGGTGATGAGCGAAAAGATTATTGAAAGATGGGTTGTCGAGTACGAGAGTAAGAAGTGTAGTAAtattggtggtggtggtgggggcTCTGGGAGTAAGAGGTGGAGTTCAACCAGCTCGCACACTTTGTACAAAAAGTCAACATTGTTGTTGAGATCTTTGTATGTAACTGTTAGGCTTTTGCCTGCTTATAAGCTATTCAGGGACCTCATTTCATCTGCTCAAATTGGGATGTATAATCTTGGTCATCGggtttcttcttttgttgagcCATTTACACATACAGAAGAAGCAGAGATGCAAAGGTTTGTGTTCACCCCGCTGGACACAGCATGTGGTAGGCTTTGCCTTTCAGTATTGTATCGTTCATCAATCTCGGATGTGAGTTCTGAACCATCAACCCCCATGTCTCCACAGTTTATACCAGACTATGTTGGCAGTCCAATGGCAGATCCCCTTAAGACATTTCCGTCTGGTCCACTGCCTCAAGGTTCCCCATCTTTTTCTCATCTTGGGAGGCGTCACAGCTGGAGTTATGACTTATATAAAGCATCACCACCTTCTGGAATCCCATCACCATCTCCTTCTTATTCGGAATCCCATGCTACATTTGCTAAGCCGCACTCCTATCGTCTCCCTCCAACTGGTGGAACTCGTCACCTGCCCGATGAAACACCTCAAGAACATGTGAAAAACACAAATTATGACGAGTATTCACCGTCCCCTAACTTTTCTATGTCTCCATCTCCATCACCCCCTACGTACACTCCTGGTATTCATATATCAAACGCTCTAAAACGGTCTGAAAGTGCTCCTGTCAGTATCCCTGCAATTAGGGCCTCTGGGATTCCTCCGTTGTTCTACAATCAAATGCTGCCTCCATCTCCCCCTTTAAGACCTTCCAAATCCAGTCTTGCTAAAATGGATTGCCGTTCTACTCTGTTGCAGGCTGGCTCAACAGTTGACAAG ATATTCCCTTTTGGGAAAGATGAAGCTGGAAGATTGACTGGGGTGAAGATATCATCAAATAGCTCACCACAAAAATCAATCTCTAGAAGCTCTAGCAGGTTATCATTTCCAGATGACTATGATGAATCTGAGTTTTCTGGTCCATTTGTTGTGGATGAGGATGATATGACGGACCCAGGTAGCAG AATGACCATTTAG
- the LOC113702131 gene encoding autophagy-related protein 13b isoform X1 — MASNHGNTNSEPATNEQIITEFFAKSLHIILESRCPYVSSRNYSGEQVLSSPSSSSSSSSIFWPRDKWFNLALKDCSAALENIDFWRQSYLEPMVVDVVLVQRSSNWDPLNCSPKRALVRNLSSKERYYWNSENDEYRNEVMSEKIIERWVVEYESKKCSNIGGGGGGSGSKRWSSTSSHTLYKKSTLLLRSLYVTVRLLPAYKLFRDLISSAQIGMYNLGHRVSSFVEPFTHTEEAEMQRFVFTPLDTACGRLCLSVLYRSSISDVSSEPSTPMSPQFIPDYVGSPMADPLKTFPSGPLPQGSPSFSHLGRRHSWSYDLYKASPPSGIPSPSPSYSESHATFAKPHSYRLPPTGGTRHLPDETPQEHVKNTNYDEYSPSPNFSMSPSPSPPTYTPGIHISNALKRSESAPVSIPAIRASGIPPLFYNQMLPPSPPLRPSKSSLAKMDCRSTLLQAGSTVDKIFPFGKDEAGRLTGVKISSNSSPQKSISRSSSRLSFPDDYDESEFSGPFVVDEDDMTDPGSRPGSFDPVGNPCGQNDHLGVSAVKKSQDAAVGALVCMLKKAPPLQQDLQNSANLLHGSRPEILKATTIDPNQISGQPVMQQSAAMSSAASLLAPKTTADALEELHGYAVMKNSLLKQGGDHKHT, encoded by the exons ATGGCATCAAATCATGGAAATACTAACTCAGAACCTGCTACAAATGAGCAAATAATTACTGAATTTTTCGCGAAAAGCCTTCATATAATACTGGAATCGAGGTGCCCTTATGTGTCGTCCCGAAATTATAGTGGTGAACAAGTGCTGTCGTCCCCCTCCTCATCCTCGTCCTCCTCGTCGATTTTTTGGCCAAGGGATAAGTGGTTTAATCTGGCATTGAAGGATTGTTCTGCTGCTTTAGAAAATATTGATTTTTGGAGGCAGAGTTATCTTGAACCGATGGTTGTTGATGTGGTTTTAGTGCAAAGATCAAGCAATTGGGATCCTTTGAATTGTTCTCCGAAAAGGGCGCTTGTTAGAAACTTGTCATCAAAAGAGAGGTATTATTGGAATTCAGAGAATGATGAGTATCGGAATGAGGTGATGAGCGAAAAGATTATTGAAAGATGGGTTGTCGAGTACGAGAGTAAGAAGTGTAGTAAtattggtggtggtggtgggggcTCTGGGAGTAAGAGGTGGAGTTCAACCAGCTCGCACACTTTGTACAAAAAGTCAACATTGTTGTTGAGATCTTTGTATGTAACTGTTAGGCTTTTGCCTGCTTATAAGCTATTCAGGGACCTCATTTCATCTGCTCAAATTGGGATGTATAATCTTGGTCATCGggtttcttcttttgttgagcCATTTACACATACAGAAGAAGCAGAGATGCAAAGGTTTGTGTTCACCCCGCTGGACACAGCATGTGGTAGGCTTTGCCTTTCAGTATTGTATCGTTCATCAATCTCGGATGTGAGTTCTGAACCATCAACCCCCATGTCTCCACAGTTTATACCAGACTATGTTGGCAGTCCAATGGCAGATCCCCTTAAGACATTTCCGTCTGGTCCACTGCCTCAAGGTTCCCCATCTTTTTCTCATCTTGGGAGGCGTCACAGCTGGAGTTATGACTTATATAAAGCATCACCACCTTCTGGAATCCCATCACCATCTCCTTCTTATTCGGAATCCCATGCTACATTTGCTAAGCCGCACTCCTATCGTCTCCCTCCAACTGGTGGAACTCGTCACCTGCCCGATGAAACACCTCAAGAACATGTGAAAAACACAAATTATGACGAGTATTCACCGTCCCCTAACTTTTCTATGTCTCCATCTCCATCACCCCCTACGTACACTCCTGGTATTCATATATCAAACGCTCTAAAACGGTCTGAAAGTGCTCCTGTCAGTATCCCTGCAATTAGGGCCTCTGGGATTCCTCCGTTGTTCTACAATCAAATGCTGCCTCCATCTCCCCCTTTAAGACCTTCCAAATCCAGTCTTGCTAAAATGGATTGCCGTTCTACTCTGTTGCAGGCTGGCTCAACAGTTGACAAG ATATTCCCTTTTGGGAAAGATGAAGCTGGAAGATTGACTGGGGTGAAGATATCATCAAATAGCTCACCACAAAAATCAATCTCTAGAAGCTCTAGCAGGTTATCATTTCCAGATGACTATGATGAATCTGAGTTTTCTGGTCCATTTGTTGTGGATGAGGATGATATGACGGACCCAGGTAGCAG ACCTGGTTCATTTGATCCAGTTGGAAATCCTTGTGGACAGAATGACCATTTAGGAGTTTCTGCTGTTAAAAAATCCCAAGATGCTGCAGTTGGTGCACTCGTTTGTATGCTGAAGAAGGCACCCCCACTTCAACAAGATTTGCAGAATTCAGCAAACTTGTTGCATGGATCCAGGCCTGAAATCTTGAAGGCCACAACAATAGATCCTAATCAGATCTCTGGACAGCCAGTGATGCAGCAGTCCGCAGCCATGAGTTCTGCAGCTTCTCTACTCGCACCCAAGACAACAGCTGATGCGCTAGAAGAACTCCATGGGTATGCGGTCATGAAAAACTCACTGCTGAAGCAAGGTGGAGATCACAAACATACCTAG
- the LOC113702131 gene encoding autophagy-related protein 13b isoform X2, giving the protein MASNHGNTNSEPATNEQIITEFFAKSLHIILESRCPYVSSRNYSGEQVLSSPSSSSSSSSIFWPRDKWFNLALKDCSAALENIDFWRQSYLEPMVVDVVLVQRSSNWDPLNCSPKRALVRNLSSKERYYWNSENDEYRNEVMSEKIIERWVVEYESKKCSNIGGGGGGSGSKRWSSTSSHTLYKKSTLLLRSLYVTVRLLPAYKLFRDLISSAQIGMYNLGHRVSSFVEPFTHTEEAEMQRFVFTPLDTACGRLCLSVLYRSSISDVSSEPSTPMSPQFIPDYVGSPMADPLKTFPSGPLPQGSPSFSHLGRRHSWSYDLYKASPPSGIPSPSPSYSESHATFAKPHSYRLPPTGGTRHLPDETPQEHVKNTNYDEYSPSPNFSMSPSPSPPTYTPGIHISNALKRSESAPVSIPAIRASGIPPLFYNQMLPPSPPLRPSKSSLAKMDCRSTLLQAGSTVDKIFPFGKDEAGRLTGVKISSNSSPQKSISRSSSRLSFPDDYDESEFSGPFVVDEDDMTDPGSRQHHTYF; this is encoded by the exons ATGGCATCAAATCATGGAAATACTAACTCAGAACCTGCTACAAATGAGCAAATAATTACTGAATTTTTCGCGAAAAGCCTTCATATAATACTGGAATCGAGGTGCCCTTATGTGTCGTCCCGAAATTATAGTGGTGAACAAGTGCTGTCGTCCCCCTCCTCATCCTCGTCCTCCTCGTCGATTTTTTGGCCAAGGGATAAGTGGTTTAATCTGGCATTGAAGGATTGTTCTGCTGCTTTAGAAAATATTGATTTTTGGAGGCAGAGTTATCTTGAACCGATGGTTGTTGATGTGGTTTTAGTGCAAAGATCAAGCAATTGGGATCCTTTGAATTGTTCTCCGAAAAGGGCGCTTGTTAGAAACTTGTCATCAAAAGAGAGGTATTATTGGAATTCAGAGAATGATGAGTATCGGAATGAGGTGATGAGCGAAAAGATTATTGAAAGATGGGTTGTCGAGTACGAGAGTAAGAAGTGTAGTAAtattggtggtggtggtgggggcTCTGGGAGTAAGAGGTGGAGTTCAACCAGCTCGCACACTTTGTACAAAAAGTCAACATTGTTGTTGAGATCTTTGTATGTAACTGTTAGGCTTTTGCCTGCTTATAAGCTATTCAGGGACCTCATTTCATCTGCTCAAATTGGGATGTATAATCTTGGTCATCGggtttcttcttttgttgagcCATTTACACATACAGAAGAAGCAGAGATGCAAAGGTTTGTGTTCACCCCGCTGGACACAGCATGTGGTAGGCTTTGCCTTTCAGTATTGTATCGTTCATCAATCTCGGATGTGAGTTCTGAACCATCAACCCCCATGTCTCCACAGTTTATACCAGACTATGTTGGCAGTCCAATGGCAGATCCCCTTAAGACATTTCCGTCTGGTCCACTGCCTCAAGGTTCCCCATCTTTTTCTCATCTTGGGAGGCGTCACAGCTGGAGTTATGACTTATATAAAGCATCACCACCTTCTGGAATCCCATCACCATCTCCTTCTTATTCGGAATCCCATGCTACATTTGCTAAGCCGCACTCCTATCGTCTCCCTCCAACTGGTGGAACTCGTCACCTGCCCGATGAAACACCTCAAGAACATGTGAAAAACACAAATTATGACGAGTATTCACCGTCCCCTAACTTTTCTATGTCTCCATCTCCATCACCCCCTACGTACACTCCTGGTATTCATATATCAAACGCTCTAAAACGGTCTGAAAGTGCTCCTGTCAGTATCCCTGCAATTAGGGCCTCTGGGATTCCTCCGTTGTTCTACAATCAAATGCTGCCTCCATCTCCCCCTTTAAGACCTTCCAAATCCAGTCTTGCTAAAATGGATTGCCGTTCTACTCTGTTGCAGGCTGGCTCAACAGTTGACAAG ATATTCCCTTTTGGGAAAGATGAAGCTGGAAGATTGACTGGGGTGAAGATATCATCAAATAGCTCACCACAAAAATCAATCTCTAGAAGCTCTAGCAGGTTATCATTTCCAGATGACTATGATGAATCTGAGTTTTCTGGTCCATTTGTTGTGGATGAGGATGATATGACGGACCCAGGTAGCAG gCAACACCATACGTATTTTTAA